The DNA segment AGGAAGTGGTTCGTCGACAGCCTTGGCATGAGGCTAGTCGAGGACCGAGGCGAACTATTGTTCATCGCTGTTGGTGGCGACATTTTGGCCCTTAAAACTCCTCGGATGGCCGTATCCAAACCAGAACATGGCGGGGAAAAAGACTACCAAACTGACGCTAAGAGCGGCTGGCAATCTCTGGACCACTATGGTTTTTTTGCTCCAAATCCAGCGGCCGTCGATGCATTTGCCAGTTTTGTTGTAGGTCAGGGGGCAACCCTGCTCAAGGGACCGTATGACCGCAGTGATGGTCGCGCGGTTTACTTTCGTGATCCCTGTGGCCTAGTTGGCGAGTACCTCTACTACTCACCGACTAAGTGACGTAGACTATCTGGATAACATCTGCTGCATTGAGCCACCTTCACCGGGGAGACTTATGATGGCTGTGCCATATTTGCGCTGGCTAGGGATAGCCATACTGGTAACCACCCTAAACCCAAAGTATGCCGTGGCCGCATCTAACGTGGAACAGGCGAGGCCCAGTGGTATAGCCAAGATCAAAATGAGCGCATCGCGATCGGAACTACGTCAGCTACGCGATAAGGGCTACGACATAGCAGGATTTAATCTCAAAACGGGGACTGCTGACGTCGTGATAACGACTGACCAGGAGACTCTGTCACTTTTGGCTGAGGGTTTCACAGTTAAATCCGTAGACACAATCGACACCACGCTTGCTCCTGACAGCGATTACAAAACCCCTGAGGAGGTCTACGAAATTCTCAACGATTGGGCACGCAATTACCCTGGACTAGCCCATTTAGAGTCATTGGGTAAATCCCTCAAGGGCACAGAACTTTGGGGGTTGCGCATTAGCAATGATGCTGCCACAAGGGAGGCCAAGCCGGCAGTACTTTTTAATGCAGAGCATCATTCTAGAGAAGTAATGACAGTTGAGGTTGTACTAGATACGGCCGAATATCTACTAACTCGCTACGGCTCCGATCCGCGCGTCACATCATGGGTCGATCGAAACAACATTTGGGTGGTCCCGATGGTCAATCCAGACGGCAGCCACATGGTGTGGACCAGCAACAACATGTGGCGCAAAAACGGACGGGGCAACTACGGGGTCGATATCAATCGCAATTATCCATACATGTGGTCGGGCTGTGGTGGGTCTAGCTCGATGCCATGGGCTCAAGATTTTCATGGGGCATCCGCAGCATCTGAACCCGAAACTCAGATCATGATGAAACTAGTAGAGCGCATAAAACCAGTTTTTAACATTTCCTACCATTCTTACAGCGAAATAGTGATCTACCCCTATGGATGCGACGGTCGCCACGCTGAAGACCGTGATCTTGTAGAATCCATCGGCAAACAGCTGGCCGACACTATCCCGAGCGAGTTGGGACAAGGGACCTACACCCCGGGTACAGCTTGGGAACTTCTCTACGATGTCGATGGCAGTGACATTGACTGGATGTACCATGACCACCATGTGCTCGCGTACTGTATCGAGGTGACTAGCGATCAGTCAGGCTTTCAGCCCCCCTTCAGTCAACGCCAATCGACCGTTGAGTCTGTGAGGCCAGCTTGGCAAAAACTACTCGATAGGCTTGATCAAAGTGGTATCCATGGCACAATTCGTGATAATCGCGGGCGTCCGCTCGCTAATGTCAGCATTTCCATCCATTCATTAGACAACCTCAAAGCTACACCAGGAACCTGGAACACGGATGCGCAGGGGAGGTTTCACGCCATCCTAGCCCCTGGCAATTACAACGTACGATTCTCAGCCGGCCCTTTGACCGGCGATCGCACGGTTCGTGTGGCTGATAAGGTGGTGACCTCGGACTTTGAAATCTAAAAGGTTCGCCTAGCTTTAAGGGCTGTCTGCATATCCTCGAAAATGGCAGCCTGCCCCCACCACAACTTCTGTGACGCTAGTGCTTGCTCAATCAGCATCGCCTGGCCATCTTGAGCCCTAAGACCCGCCAGCGTGCAAAATTGCAGCAACTTCGACCTACTTCCATAAACCAAGTCACAGTAGGCACCGCGAAAGCCCCTCAAAGCCGGCACCAGATAGCCCAAGTCGTCTCCACGGTGTGGCGCGCTAGTGGCTTGAATGAGTAGTGCCTCCGGCGCGCGCGCCAATACCCCGACCAGCGCTGCCGCACTGAGGTCACTAAACTGCAATAAGCTCTTATCTGGCCATAGTAACTGCAAATGCTCCCTGGGTTCTTTGCTGCGTGCCAGGATCGACACTCGCGGTAATTTTGTCAGTTTTCCGTCACCATATCGGGCGGCCAAGTATCCCAATATAGCCGTCACCGCACCTCCATCGCCGAGAAAGACTAAGTCCTGAAACTCTTCTACTTGTGCATTCATCCGCCTTAGACCACGCACAAATCCGGGGCCGTCCGTTGATGCCGCGTTCCACCACTCGACGCCCCGATACAATGTATTAACCGAACTCAATAAATTACCGGGAACTAGCGATGCCACTAGTGCTTTATGTGGGGTGGTCACATTAAAGCCAACTGCTCCCATGTCCCATGCTACATGTAAAAAATTTCTCACTTGTGGCGCTGGCATTGGTAAGGGCAAATATACAATATTGAGACCAAGCCGCGCAGCTGCGAGGTTATGGATCTCGGGCGACATCGTGTAGCTGATTTGCTCACCGAGTAGGCCCATCAGTTGAGTCCGACCGTTTATCCATTGAGTCAACTTAGACCCCCTCAGTGGGCAAGAGACAATTTGTGACGACGCGACAAATGATTGATAAAGGCACGCAGCGGTAATCGCAGCTTCGGAGCCATCGGTGAGAAGTTAGCCCTCACTAGGTAACTACCCGAACGATCTCGCAGTAATCGGCAGCTGCCCACTGTGATTTGGTAGGGATCAATGACTGACGCGAAATCTGGGACCTTTGCGAAGCTCATGGTCAATCTCTCACCCTTTGAGAACGAACTGTTAGAGATAAAAATAACATGAGCCAGATCTATATCAACTACGTGTACATCAACTTCGCCTCTGCTCTCAGCGGACTCCGGAGCAGACTCTCTATGTAGCTGCACCCCCAAGAATAGTTTGGTCGCAGCGGGCCCCTTGATAATATAAGACAGACGAGACCCGGCAAGGGCCGACCATACGCCCAGGCAGACAAATAGAACGATTATCATGATAATCCAATAATTGTCCGCCAATGATACAGTCGTATAAAGTGAATTTAAGAAACTTTTAATCATAAGGCCATTTCGCCATAAATTCATAAGGCGGACCGGTAGTAGCAAGGTTACTGAATTGATTCAAGTCTCAGATATAAAATCCTATGGGAAAACACCTGCAGCTGGAGCCGCATTAACCATCGGTAACTTCGACGGTTGCCACCTGGGCCATCAGAGACTGATAGCCGAAGTCATCGAATATACTAAC comes from the Deltaproteobacteria bacterium genome and includes:
- a CDS encoding VOC family protein, which encodes MAKFKGLVLDRYGIQVSVDPRKQWETPVSFTISGLNHLGLVVEDIKTARKWFVDSLGMRLVEDRGELLFIAVGGDILALKTPRMAVSKPEHGGEKDYQTDAKSGWQSLDHYGFFAPNPAAVDAFASFVVGQGATLLKGPYDRSDGRAVYFRDPCGLVGEYLYYSPTK